A single Leptolyngbya ohadii IS1 DNA region contains:
- a CDS encoding NIL domain-containing protein → MKKRVTLTFPKRSVHMPVTYRLAKDFNVAANIIRAQVTPNQIGTLVVELSGDIDQLDAAIDWMRAQDIGISLASREILIDEDLCVHCGLCTGVCPTEALSLDRQTFKLTFTRSKCVVCEQCIPTCPVQAISTNL, encoded by the coding sequence ATGAAAAAACGAGTTACTTTGACCTTTCCGAAGCGATCGGTTCACATGCCCGTCACCTATCGACTGGCAAAGGATTTCAACGTGGCGGCAAATATTATTCGGGCACAGGTCACGCCCAATCAGATCGGTACGCTGGTTGTGGAACTCTCAGGAGATATCGATCAGCTCGATGCGGCGATCGACTGGATGCGGGCACAGGATATCGGCATTTCCCTCGCCAGCCGCGAAATTCTCATTGATGAGGATCTGTGTGTTCACTGCGGTCTTTGCACAGGCGTTTGTCCCACGGAAGCGTTGAGCCTCGATCGCCAGACGTTTAAGCTGACTTTCACGCGATCGAAATGTGTGGTGTGCGAGCAATGTATTCCCACCTGTCCGGTGCAGGCAATTTCTACCAACTTGTAA
- a CDS encoding (2Fe-2S) ferredoxin domain-containing protein — protein sequence MSSDSVQLSSKGNRPPRTILVCQNQACRKSGSKAVLAAFQAHRTSDIPVIGSGCLGRCGNGPMVLILPNEIWYSRVRAEEAIEIMNRWAINS from the coding sequence ATGTCATCTGATTCGGTGCAGCTTTCCTCGAAAGGCAATCGCCCTCCCCGCACAATCCTCGTTTGTCAAAATCAAGCTTGCCGCAAATCAGGCTCTAAAGCGGTTCTCGCTGCATTTCAGGCTCATAGAACTTCAGACATTCCGGTAATTGGAAGCGGTTGTTTAGGACGCTGCGGCAATGGTCCGATGGTACTGATTTTACCGAATGAGATTTGGTATAGCCGAGTTCGGGCTGAAGAGGCGATCGAGATTATGAATCGCTGGGCGATCAACTCCTAA